A stretch of Arachis hypogaea cultivar Tifrunner chromosome 15, arahy.Tifrunner.gnm2.J5K5, whole genome shotgun sequence DNA encodes these proteins:
- the LOC112750879 gene encoding uncharacterized protein, producing MRYRYAMVCSSNQNRSMEAHFLLKRQGFDVSSYGTGAHVKLPGPSLREPNVYDFGTPYKQMFDDLRRKDPELYRRNGILPMLKRNSTVKTAPQRWQDNAADGSFDVVFTFEEKVFDMVIEDLHNRNHIHMKSVLVINLEVKDNHEEAAIGARLTLDLCQEIEATDSWEETIDDIVGGFEKQHRRKLLYGISFY from the exons ATGAGATATCGGTACGCCATGGTGTGTTCATCGAACCAGAATAGGAGCATGGAAGCGCACTTCCTCCTAAAGAGGCAGGGCTTCGACGTCTCTTCTTACGGCACAGGTGCGCACGTTAAGCTTCCTGGTCCCTCCCTCAGAGAACCCAACGTCTACGATTTCGGTACCCCTTACAAGCAAATGTTCGATGACCTTCGCAGAAAAGACCCTGAACT CTACAGACGAAATGGAATATTGCCGATGCTTAAAAGAAACTCAACAGTCAAAACAGCACCTCAACGATGGCAAGACAATGCTGCTGATGGCTCCTTTGATGTGGTATTTACATTTGAGGAAAAAGTTTTTGATATGGTTATTGAAG ATCTTCACAATAGAAATCACATTCACATGAAAAGTGTGCTGGTAATCAACTTGGAGGTGAAAGATAACCATGAGGAAGCAGCAATAGGAGCAAGGCTTACTTTAGATCTATGTCAAGAG ATTGAAGCTACTGATTCATGGGAGGAGACCATTGATGACATTGTTGGTGGTTTTGAAAAACAACACCGGCGGAAGTTGTTGTATGGCATCTCCTTCTACTAA